The following is a genomic window from Roseitalea porphyridii.
CGCATCGACTTGACCAGGCCATGCACGCCCTCGGCGAGGTTGGCGAGCGCTTCGGCCTGGCGCGGGCTGCCGCCGCCGCTGTCCTTGATCGCGGCGATCTGGGCGGTCAGCGCGGCAAGCTGGTCGGCGTCGGACGCCGGCAGCGGAACGCCGGACTGGTCCATCTGCGTCACCGAGGACAGCCAGTTTTCCAGTTCGGTGTAGAACCGGTTCTGCGCACGGCCGGCCTGCAGGTCCAGAAAGCCGAGAACGAGCGAGCCCGAAAGGCCGAACAGCGAGGAGGAAAAGGCCGTGCCCATGCCTTCGAGCGGCGCGCTGAGCCCGGACTTGAGCGAGTCCAGAATGTCGTTGGTGTCGCCCGTGCCCGGATCGAGCGACTGGATCGTCGTGCCGATCGAGCCGATCGTCGCCAACAGGCCCCAGAACGTGCCGAGCAGGCCGAGGAACACCAGAAGACCGATCAGATAGCGTGAGGTGTCGCGCGATTCATCGAGCCGCGTGCCGATCGAATCGAGGATCGAGCGCATCGACAGCGTCGTCAGCGCCACCGACTGCCGGCCGCTGAGCATCGCCTTCATCGGCGCCAGCAGCACCGGCTCGCGGCGCGAGGCCTTGACCGTGTCGCCGACCTTGAAGGAGTTCACCCACGACACTTCGCGGAACAGCCGCGTCACCTGCAGGAAGACCAGCACGATGCCGACCG
Proteins encoded in this region:
- a CDS encoding MotA/TolQ/ExbB proton channel family protein, with protein sequence MNAPAADDAAAKAGRRRFDPYRLSNPQVFLLSMIIFLVIVGFLAAILFRQISTAFMTNPGLNGLILGVLAVGIVLVFLQVTRLFREVSWVNSFKVGDTVKASRREPVLLAPMKAMLSGRQSVALTTLSMRSILDSIGTRLDESRDTSRYLIGLLVFLGLLGTFWGLLATIGSIGTTIQSLDPGTGDTNDILDSLKSGLSAPLEGMGTAFSSSLFGLSGSLVLGFLDLQAGRAQNRFYTELENWLSSVTQMDQSGVPLPASDADQLAALTAQIAAIKDSGGGSPRQAEALANLAEGVHGLVKSMRGEQQMMRDWVDAQARDQKATRETLDRLADLLSTLEKDR